The nucleotide sequence CGGCGGATTAAAAATCATCCAACCGATCGCAACACCGATGATGATAGGCAGGTACTTCCAGGCGCTTTGGCTCTCAGCCATTTGCCGTATGTTACCACAGCAAAGTAGCGCGGACGTCTCGTCTGCGGAAACTCCGCAGGCGGGACGCCCGCGCTACATTGTGAATTAAACTATTCTTTCTTATCGAACTTTAGAGAAGCAGAATTGATGCAGTAGCGCAAACCAGTCGGTTCGGGACCATCATCGAATATGTGTCCCAGATGGGAGCCACAACGGCTGCAGTGAACCTCTGTGCGTTTCATGAAGTAACTTTTATCGGTTTCTGTTTCCACATTCTCTTTGGCAAGCGGCTTATAGAAACTCGGCCAACCGGTCCCTGAATCAAATTTTGTATTGGAAGCGAACAGATCATTTCCGCATGCGACGCATCTGTACACTCCTTTCTCATGATTGTTCCAGTACTTTCCAGTGAACGCTCTCTCAGTCCCCTTTTCGCGTGTGATGTGATACTCCTCTGGGGACAGTTGATTTTTCCATTCCTCTTCTGATTTTTTTACTTTATCAGTCATAATAAACCTCTTTTGATCAACAGAATATACCTTAATCTGATCTCCCCTGGTTGCACGGGAGGGAGGTTCAGAGATGGCAAAAGCACCATAAATTCCAACAAGTAATATGGCTAAAAGAAGAATCTTCAGCTTCACGGGTTACCTCCTTCCTGATAATTATAAGTTGCAAATGGCCAAAAGAATCTTTGAGGTATCATAGCCCCATGCGGATGCTCGGAATCATCGGTTCTCTCGGTCTTTTTCTCGGCGTTGCTCTGGGAGCATTCGGCGCGCATGCCTTGCGGGCACAATTGACCGAGTCCGCATTGAGTACGTTCGAAACGGGTGTCCGCTATCAGATGTACCATTCCCTTG is from bacterium and encodes:
- the msrB gene encoding peptide-methionine (R)-S-oxide reductase MsrB translates to MKLKILLLAILLVGIYGAFAISEPPSRATRGDQIKVYSVDQKRFIMTDKVKKSEEEWKNQLSPEEYHITREKGTERAFTGKYWNNHEKGVYRCVACGNDLFASNTKFDSGTGWPSFYKPLAKENVETETDKSYFMKRTEVHCSRCGSHLGHIFDDGPEPTGLRYCINSASLKFDKKE